GCCGCTTCCGGATGCAGGAGGGAAAGCTGGAGACCCGCCTCCCATATATGTCTCGGGATGGCATCCCCTTCGATCAGGGGAATGGAGCGCTCACGAAGGATTTGCAGAAATTCCCGATAATTGGGCTCGTCGATCGGCCTGCCGTTCGTCCAGACTTCCCGGATCGCAAAATGCTTTAGGATGTAGAGCAACCCGTTCAGATGATCGCTGTCGGGATGGGTCAGAACGACCCGATCGAGCGACAGAATTTTTTTGGCGCACAGGGCAGGGGTAACGATCCGTTTTCCGACATCGAAAAGGGACGGATCGGGCAGGCCGCCGCCGTCAATGAGCATCACCCGCCCCTTCGGTTCTTCCACCAGGATGGAAAGGCCCTGCCCGACATCCAGGACACTCACCCGGAGCTCCGGATGCCAATACCGCTCGTTGATCCACCAGCCGGCATCGGCCAGAGCGATGACGGCAATGAGCAGCCAGGCCCACCGGGTCCGCGGATCGATGGCAAATCGGCCCGCATCGTGGCAAAGCGCTATGGGATGGTCGCTGTTACCGCCGGTCTGTGTTTCATCTGCCGATTGGACCGCGATATACCTTGCCGTCATCCAGCAAAGCGCGGCATACCAGGCAATTTCGACGATCGTCGGCTTGAATGTGACAATCGATGCCGACGGGATGGCGGCAAACCAGCGGACAACATCCAGAACCCGGTCCAGGATCCCGCAGGCGAGATCGAAACACCATTGGACGCCCGGCAGATGCAGAAAATGGAGGGCTGCGCCGAAGAGCCCGACCGGAATGACGAGCAGGCTCATGATCGGCACGATGCAGGCGTTGGCCGCCAGGCTGACGAGCGATACGCGCTGGAAATGGTACATGACGAGCGGCAGGGTGCCTGCGGTCGCACAGGCGGAAACCAGGATCGGCAGCAGGAGGTGATCCCGCCAGCGCAGAGGTTTGGCCATCCGGGGCAACACGAGGGCCATTCCCGCCAGAATGGCCAGAACGGAGGCGAAGGAGAGCTGGAAGGATATGGCGAACAGGGCCGGCGGATGGACGATCAGGATACCCCAGGCGGCCAGCGCGAGGGTATTGAACCCATCGTGGTCCCGCTCGAACAGGGATCCCGCCACGACAAGGACGACCATCAGGATGGCCCGCTGGGTGGATGGCGACATGCCGGAGAGCAGGCCGTAGTAGGCGACCGGAATCAGACTCAGCAGGGCTGCGGCCTTTCTGGCCCAGGCCCGCATCAGCAGCGGTTTGACAAAGGCCAGCAGCCGGTAGAAGACAAAATAGGCGGATGCCGCAACGATGCCGACATGCAACCCGGAAATGGCGAGCAGGTGGCCAAGTCCGGTCCGGGCAAAGTAATCGGTCGTTTCCGGGGAAACGCCGTTTCGAATGCCGAGCAGAACGGCCTTCAGGATCCCCCGCGCATCCGCCGACCCGTCGGCCTCATCCATCCGGGCGGCCAGCAGGCCGCGATCTTTCTGAAGCATTCTGGCCAGTATCGGCGGATGGCTGGCTTCGAGACTGACGGCCTCAGGCCGCACGAACGCTGTGCCATCGATTCCGGAAAAGCGCAGGGATCGGGCCACATCGAACCCGCCCGGATTGTGATGGGTCCGGACG
This Desulfatirhabdium butyrativorans DSM 18734 DNA region includes the following protein-coding sequences:
- a CDS encoding DNA internalization-related competence protein ComEC/Rec2, which translates into the protein MSFPEGRRRTAPNGALPFRCYDRPMVALLLAFASGIAVCDAWPDHILEAILAGFAAGAWMAYGLFRGRPLAFSPLAVFAALGYLAIQPWASASFPESHFLHRIAETPGTIVGTVTDTDETVHGRTRLRLKLDQVNDHAVSGNIRLTVEGDCPLVSGDRIRFFAKLYPVRTHHNPGGFDVARSLRFSGIDGTAFVRPEAVSLEASHPPILARMLQKDRGLLAARMDEADGSADARGILKAVLLGIRNGVSPETTDYFARTGLGHLLAISGLHVGIVAASAYFVFYRLLAFVKPLLMRAWARKAAALLSLIPVAYYGLLSGMSPSTQRAILMVVLVVAGSLFERDHDGFNTLALAAWGILIVHPPALFAISFQLSFASVLAILAGMALVLPRMAKPLRWRDHLLLPILVSACATAGTLPLVMYHFQRVSLVSLAANACIVPIMSLLVIPVGLFGAALHFLHLPGVQWCFDLACGILDRVLDVVRWFAAIPSASIVTFKPTIVEIAWYAALCWMTARYIAVQSADETQTGGNSDHPIALCHDAGRFAIDPRTRWAWLLIAVIALADAGWWINERYWHPELRVSVLDVGQGLSILVEEPKGRVMLIDGGGLPDPSLFDVGKRIVTPALCAKKILSLDRVVLTHPDSDHLNGLLYILKHFAIREVWTNGRPIDEPNYREFLQILRERSIPLIEGDAIPRHIWEAGLQLSLLHPEAAFAPPLNPKKRRDTNNFSLVISLRMGEIGFLFPADIEAPAETWLLEHGPGRLKSTVLVAPHHGSKTSSTPAFIDAVRPDVVIFSAGNNRFIPHPDVLARYRQAGCRLVSTAQAGAVSMTTDGRRLFLSVFKPDSLNEEIAIDGDI